TGGCGCCGCTGAACGTGGCGGCtctgagaggagaggagaggtggCGGCACTTCGACGACTCCGTCAACGCCGTCTCATTTGGCTTCGTGGCCACCGCCATCCTCATCTCCATGTTCCTTGCCATGGCCATCTTTGAGCGCTTCCTCCGCCCCAGGTCccctctcctcttttcttccgaCAACGGCCAGCGCGGCGGAGGAGGGCCTGTCTCGGCTTTCCAGAGGGGGACGCTCTTGTCCGCGGATCTGGAGGCGCAACCCCAGGGATTCGCTGGCAAGCTCGATTATCCTTCGCCCAAGGTACGGACTAATTTGAGATTTATGCTGATTAGCGCACCAATGCACCATATCATGCTAACAACCTACTTTTGCTGCTGCTGTTATGTTTAACCCTCATGAGTTACGCCCTCCAATCCTTATTCGTTGTGGATAGATAATGAAATTATGCCCCTTCCTTTTGATCTACTACTGGTCACACGACTCGGCCTAAGTTCGTTTAGCTTTCTCTGGATctcatcttcttttttcttttttactccgTCTTCAACCTTTAATGATTGGTTTGGCTCAAATGGGCTTTTGTCATGACTCATAACTGCGCTGGACAATTCTAAACGCTTCTAACAACTTGTACCCTTGTTTGGACTTTGTTTTCTCTCTTCGTCGACAAGACTCCGGAAAACGTTCGAAAGATAAGAGGGTTTATGTTTCCACAATCTGAATTTTCAACGGACCACTTGTAAAGCGGCTGATCATTTTTCAACAAGATATACTATCTTTGTACAGGACCACGTCGGATTGTATATATTGTCCTGTTTCTGATATCAAATGGAATTGAGAAAAAGGAATATGCAGTAATAAATGACCCATTTGTCATCTATCGACAAGGAAACAGGCATCCGTAAGGAGACAAGAATGTCCTCTGATAGCGTCCAAAGTTTAAAAAAGAGGTGCTCTGGAGTCCCCATCGTCCCCCAGTCATTCCATGGCTGAGGCACTTGCACAATGCCTCCTATAAAGAAGTGACCTATCgaataaaaattagttttaagCTAATTTGTACCAAAAAAGTTATGTGATAATTCATTGGGATCATTATTCGTATGTTATCTTATGCAAATTGGGTTGTGTGGTCTCAATCACCACAAGGATTTTCACCTGAAAGTTATGTTTGATCTGATTTTTACAGAAAAGTGACATTGTTAACTGTTTAAAGTCCCAGTATTATGTGCTTGCAGCCTAAATACTGGTATTATAAACCTAAGCCATTCAATTTCATCCAAAATTAGTCTTCTTTTAATTATATTTGGATCTGTATCACAACCATCAAAACCCCTTAGATTTGTCAAACTTATTGGAACTGGGTCAAATGCAATCACAACAAGCAGAATCTAACAAAACTATTTGGGTTTTTGGGTGGCTCTTGGCTGAAAACAATTTGCTTCATTCAAACTTTAGACCCTAAATCCAAGGAATAAAAGAAACAAGGTACAAGCATTGCTCTTAATTTTCAAACACTGCTAATTTTCCATTTCATTATGATGCCAAATATAACATTTCACTTGTTTAATAAATTCATTTTAATCGGATCTATGCTTTTGTAATCTGTGAAGAGGCCTTAACATGAATGTAGTAGGTGATGAATCGTTGTGTTTTTTCTTGTCCGTGGCAATGttttaaaaaaagagaaaagttagGAAATTTCGGTGAACTTTGACCATACACCTCTTGGTAACAGTTTTAGAGCAAGCAAGCTCTTGCCAACCTTTTGCTCCATTAGTATCTTGATGCAAGCCTTATTTTGTTCAAGATGGGTCGGTGAGAGTACAAT
This DNA window, taken from Musa acuminata AAA Group cultivar baxijiao chromosome BXJ3-7, Cavendish_Baxijiao_AAA, whole genome shotgun sequence, encodes the following:
- the LOC135643172 gene encoding uncharacterized protein LOC135643172 isoform X1, with amino-acid sequence MGESGGPTMAPLNVAALRGEERWRHFDDSVNAVSFGFVATAILISMFLAMAIFERFLRPRSPLLFSSDNGQRGGGGPVSAFQRGTLLSADLEAQPQGFAGKLDYPSPKTPENVRKIRGFMFPQSEFSTDHL
- the LOC135643172 gene encoding uncharacterized protein LOC135643172 isoform X2, yielding MGESGGPTMAPLNVAALRGEERWRHFDDSVNAVSFGFVATAILISMFLAMAIFERFLRPRSPLLFSSDNGQRGGGGPVSAFQRGTLLSADLEAQPQGFAGKLDYPSPKDHVGLYILSCF